One segment of Shewanella piezotolerans WP3 DNA contains the following:
- a CDS encoding DMSO/selenate family reductase complex A subunit, with protein MKRRTFLQATSALTAGAVLVGCGSDDDSIDWTPIEPGKPIPPEPDETAPYGYSACLVNCGSNCPVKVFTNEDGSIANIETDHNIEDEAGKLHQVRACARGRSLKQRTYAADRLKQPMKRVGKRGEGKFVPITWDEAAAEIASELQRIAGQYGNDSILKLYGTGAYYSVKSSNWFNRVLNLNGGYLRIQGNYSWQQLNFASKATGHYGTSGSTLNGLVHSDLFLGIGYNPNEMRQSGSGEGRDFSEALKANPGCEVIMVDPRYTDSCLGKENEWHGIRPGTDSAFAEALMYEAISQGHVDQAFMDKHVSGFDKASLETLKAVLEADDDKKDLAQYVDVEENFYDYIMGTGKFVAEGAKTPKWAAAICGISEDAIKSVAQKIMSAKNAFIVTGAGVNRHANGEQAMRSCYMLPWVFNQVGRLGTSNGAMPSQGRSGLSASGISGLSNPIDTTISFYNWEEAIRNHENMTGRSHDVRGLEDLDTPLRTPVKSIFALNSNALINQHSETSLTAKTLEDESLCEFIVVSDCWMTPSAKFADILLPDTSWLETDDFASASYAAGNTGYLTAMRAIKPMFECRNYFEQGLAIAKAMGKEGEYTEGKTEEQWMEEAYGKAAANANNANAIPALPATFKEAQDIGIFHYSNPEPVISMDSFINGGEPLGTPSGKIEMYSVEMAKFGVERTFDKEVQGDYVSALPKYQRTWGGYEDTTENVDTDYPLQLVGYHTKGRTHSSYHNVPWLREAVEDAVWMNPVDAAARGLKDGDMTQVTNQYGTLEVPVRITLRVMPSVAALGQGAWYAPNKSRADANGNPIDEGGCINTVTRYQPSPYAKGNPQHTNRVQVKAK; from the coding sequence ATGAAAAGACGTACTTTTTTGCAAGCAACCAGTGCCCTAACGGCTGGAGCTGTACTTGTTGGCTGTGGTAGTGATGATGACTCTATCGATTGGACTCCCATTGAACCTGGTAAGCCCATCCCACCAGAGCCTGATGAAACGGCTCCCTACGGCTATAGTGCCTGTTTGGTGAACTGTGGTTCTAATTGTCCAGTAAAAGTATTTACCAATGAAGATGGTTCGATTGCAAACATCGAGACTGACCACAATATTGAAGATGAAGCGGGCAAACTACATCAAGTACGAGCGTGTGCTCGTGGTCGTTCACTGAAGCAGCGCACCTATGCTGCAGATCGTTTAAAGCAACCAATGAAACGTGTTGGTAAACGTGGTGAAGGTAAGTTTGTACCTATCACATGGGACGAAGCTGCTGCTGAAATTGCGAGTGAGTTACAACGTATTGCTGGTCAATACGGCAACGATTCGATTCTAAAGCTTTATGGCACTGGCGCGTACTACTCAGTTAAGTCATCAAACTGGTTTAACAGAGTGTTAAATCTCAACGGTGGTTACTTAAGAATTCAAGGTAATTACTCATGGCAGCAGCTTAACTTTGCCTCGAAAGCGACTGGGCACTACGGTACCAGTGGTTCAACGCTAAATGGTTTGGTGCATTCTGATCTATTTTTAGGCATAGGTTACAACCCGAACGAGATGCGTCAATCTGGCTCAGGTGAAGGCCGTGATTTCTCAGAAGCATTAAAAGCGAATCCTGGCTGTGAAGTCATCATGGTTGATCCGCGTTATACCGATTCCTGTTTAGGTAAAGAAAATGAATGGCATGGTATTCGCCCAGGTACCGATTCAGCATTTGCTGAAGCCTTGATGTATGAAGCTATTTCTCAAGGTCATGTCGATCAAGCATTCATGGATAAACATGTTTCAGGCTTCGATAAGGCATCACTAGAAACATTGAAAGCGGTGCTAGAAGCGGATGATGACAAGAAAGATCTTGCTCAATACGTAGATGTTGAAGAAAACTTCTATGACTACATTATGGGCACAGGTAAGTTTGTCGCTGAAGGTGCTAAAACACCAAAATGGGCGGCAGCAATTTGTGGCATCTCAGAAGATGCGATTAAGTCCGTCGCGCAAAAGATCATGTCTGCTAAAAATGCCTTTATCGTTACTGGCGCGGGGGTTAACCGCCATGCTAACGGTGAGCAAGCGATGCGTTCATGCTACATGTTGCCATGGGTATTTAATCAAGTAGGCCGCTTAGGAACGTCAAACGGTGCGATGCCGTCACAAGGTCGTTCAGGCTTAAGCGCTTCTGGTATCTCAGGCCTCTCAAACCCAATCGATACAACCATCAGCTTCTACAACTGGGAAGAGGCTATCCGTAATCATGAAAACATGACCGGTAGAAGTCATGATGTTAGAGGGCTTGAAGATTTAGATACGCCACTTAGAACACCAGTAAAGTCGATTTTTGCGCTTAACTCTAATGCACTCATTAACCAACACTCAGAGACAAGCCTAACAGCTAAAACGCTGGAAGATGAAAGCTTATGTGAGTTTATCGTCGTCAGTGATTGCTGGATGACACCAAGTGCGAAGTTTGCCGATATTCTCCTACCTGACACCAGTTGGTTAGAAACCGATGATTTCGCGTCAGCATCTTATGCTGCAGGTAACACCGGTTACTTAACCGCGATGCGTGCTATTAAGCCGATGTTTGAGTGTCGTAACTATTTTGAGCAGGGCTTAGCGATAGCAAAAGCCATGGGTAAAGAAGGAGAATATACAGAAGGTAAAACTGAAGAGCAGTGGATGGAAGAGGCCTATGGTAAAGCGGCGGCCAATGCTAATAATGCCAATGCTATTCCTGCTTTGCCTGCAACTTTCAAAGAAGCCCAAGATATCGGTATCTTCCACTACAGCAACCCTGAACCCGTTATCTCAATGGACTCGTTTATTAATGGTGGTGAGCCGCTGGGGACGCCAAGTGGCAAGATCGAGATGTATTCTGTTGAAATGGCAAAATTTGGTGTAGAGCGTACATTTGATAAAGAGGTTCAGGGAGACTACGTTTCAGCCTTACCTAAGTATCAACGTACTTGGGGAGGGTATGAAGATACTACTGAAAATGTCGATACGGATTACCCACTGCAGTTGGTGGGATACCACACTAAAGGCCGCACCCACTCAAGCTATCATAATGTGCCATGGCTACGTGAAGCGGTAGAGGACGCTGTGTGGATGAACCCAGTTGATGCTGCTGCACGCGGGCTTAAAGATGGCGATATGACCCAAGTGACGAACCAGTACGGCACCTTAGAAGTCCCTGTGCGCATCACGCTACGTGTTATGCCTAGTGTTGCCGCCCTTGGCCAAGGAGCTTGGTATGCACCGAATAAGAGCCGTGCAGATGCTAACGGTAATCCTATCGATGAAGGGGGCTGTATCAACACGGTAACACGTTACCAACCGTCGCCTTATGCCAAAGGTAATCCACAACATACCAACCGTGTTCAGGTTAAGGCTAAGTAG
- a CDS encoding OmcA/MtrC family decaheme c-type cytochrome, producing the protein MMITTKKVSLALLISSALLISGCSDGEDGKNGEDGQPGGPGGPGDPGTSGLHIDMAAEAIAEISNATYADGIITVDFDLENKEGVGLHGLSADNEFHDFRFSLAQLETNQGSDLKQWISLLNETTNDAGTTFEQGFEKLKDCAECLVDHKDGTYTYTFNTNLQTAEDAAGVIFDAALTQRIAIEMQFEYASGHELAENAHYDWIPASNATEGVETRELVTLETCYTCHQPDSLKAHGGRRLDLENCQSCHNGIVSDPNDVSVELGHMVHAIHMGPEREGKDAEGNVVPMPYTIAGYGGDHAFDYPAFPTKPFMDCAVCHVQDEALADKDLWLANANANACTGCHTDSPAQHKSDKNPELTCTDCHSAAVHTDHNKPYDTAETFDVVFKDVDLSVPGTISFKVQALTDNGTVITPDQIFWKSFDFGKYSKPYVVVSWDIEKDYPEQIGDAVYSKRRINVKDHPFVDGFFNVTTAAIDIPTNIATRSLELLPLFKVCFEGSTPADCEYVSQSSLIDSQYPAYIQSEPYRVLLDDAYGGKQVRRPIVDTASCFGCHSKEFYHDSNGVNCIACHTNDKQLGAVEDKDGDAVVWGEMKSSSFMYKAHKATGHDNGHGGSGTILKTDCTTCHSATEGYGGLKYGFELGRNAGQAHTVPSFIAVEGNDPLVNPVETWYASPDAAACMSCHQKYLSDAAMAHIRGNGGYFGANKDAEHIVDVNDAGNAKDAKEACATCHSPAKVMEHHGFSL; encoded by the coding sequence ATGATGATAACAACAAAAAAAGTATCGTTAGCACTGTTGATTAGCTCCGCATTGCTAATCTCTGGTTGTTCAGATGGTGAAGATGGCAAGAATGGTGAAGACGGACAACCTGGTGGTCCGGGTGGGCCTGGTGATCCCGGCACCTCAGGGCTGCATATCGATATGGCGGCAGAGGCAATAGCTGAAATCAGCAACGCAACCTATGCAGACGGGATCATTACCGTTGATTTTGATCTGGAAAACAAAGAGGGGGTAGGGCTACATGGTCTTAGCGCTGACAACGAATTTCATGATTTCCGCTTCTCATTAGCTCAACTTGAAACCAATCAAGGCTCAGATCTAAAGCAATGGATATCTTTACTCAATGAGACCACCAATGATGCAGGTACAACCTTTGAGCAAGGTTTCGAAAAGCTGAAAGATTGTGCAGAGTGCTTAGTCGACCATAAAGACGGCACTTATACTTATACTTTCAACACCAACCTCCAAACAGCTGAAGATGCTGCGGGGGTTATTTTTGATGCTGCATTAACACAACGCATTGCGATAGAGATGCAGTTTGAATATGCCTCAGGACATGAACTGGCTGAAAATGCTCATTATGACTGGATCCCAGCAAGCAACGCTACAGAGGGAGTTGAGACTCGCGAACTAGTCACGCTTGAAACATGTTACACCTGTCATCAACCTGACAGCCTCAAGGCTCACGGTGGGCGTAGACTCGATTTAGAAAACTGTCAGTCATGTCACAACGGCATTGTTTCCGATCCAAATGATGTTTCAGTTGAGCTAGGTCATATGGTGCATGCGATCCATATGGGCCCTGAGCGCGAAGGAAAGGATGCTGAAGGCAATGTCGTCCCTATGCCTTATACCATTGCTGGCTACGGCGGTGATCACGCATTTGACTACCCCGCTTTTCCGACTAAACCTTTCATGGATTGTGCCGTATGTCATGTTCAAGACGAAGCGCTAGCTGACAAAGATCTGTGGCTTGCAAACGCTAATGCCAATGCCTGTACTGGTTGTCATACTGACTCTCCAGCACAACATAAGTCAGACAAAAACCCTGAGTTAACATGTACAGATTGTCATAGTGCAGCAGTCCATACTGACCATAATAAACCTTATGACACAGCTGAAACCTTTGATGTTGTCTTTAAAGATGTCGATTTATCTGTACCTGGGACTATCTCATTTAAAGTTCAAGCATTAACTGATAATGGCACTGTTATCACACCAGATCAGATCTTTTGGAAGTCTTTTGACTTTGGTAAATATTCTAAGCCATACGTTGTTGTTTCTTGGGATATCGAGAAGGATTATCCGGAGCAAATAGGCGATGCTGTATATAGCAAGCGTCGTATTAATGTTAAAGATCACCCTTTTGTTGATGGTTTCTTTAATGTAACGACTGCTGCGATTGATATTCCTACTAATATTGCAACCCGTTCACTAGAGTTATTGCCGTTATTCAAAGTCTGCTTTGAAGGTAGTACTCCAGCAGATTGTGAGTATGTTTCACAATCAAGTTTGATTGACTCACAGTACCCAGCTTATATCCAATCTGAGCCATACCGCGTGCTGCTAGATGACGCTTATGGTGGTAAGCAGGTTCGTCGTCCTATTGTTGATACAGCAAGCTGTTTTGGTTGTCATAGTAAAGAGTTCTACCATGATTCCAATGGTGTGAACTGTATTGCTTGTCATACCAATGATAAGCAACTAGGCGCTGTTGAAGATAAAGATGGCGATGCAGTTGTATGGGGCGAGATGAAATCTTCAAGCTTTATGTACAAAGCGCACAAAGCGACTGGTCATGACAATGGTCACGGCGGTAGCGGCACTATCTTGAAGACTGATTGTACGACTTGTCACTCTGCGACTGAAGGCTATGGCGGTCTTAAGTATGGCTTTGAGTTAGGTCGCAATGCTGGTCAAGCTCATACAGTGCCAAGCTTTATTGCTGTAGAAGGCAATGATCCTTTAGTGAACCCTGTTGAGACTTGGTATGCATCACCTGATGCAGCGGCTTGTATGAGCTGCCACCAGAAGTACCTATCAGATGCAGCGATGGCACACATTAGAGGTAACGGTGGATATTTCGGTGCCAATAAAGATGCTGAGCATATTGTCGATGTCAATGATGCGGGTAATGCAAAAGACGCAAAAGAAGCTTGTGCCACTTGTCATAGCCCTGCCAAGGTGATGGAACATCATGGGTTTAGTTTGTAA
- the dnaB gene encoding replicative DNA helicase, whose amino-acid sequence MSQQRAFKAKEKPRDIQMDALKMPPHSIEAEQSVLGGLMLDSDAWDRVAEAVVKEDFYSRAHSMIFSAMEVLVSAGNPIDLITVSEQLELEDQLEDVGGFAYIGEIAKNTPSAGNIHSYADIVRERAVVRDMIKVANEIADAGFNPEGRNSSELLDLAETKVFKIAEQRANANEGPEGIKTILEKTVDKIEELYNNPTSGVTGVSSGFGDLDNMTAGFQSGDLIIVAARPSMGKTTFAMNLCEQAALHEDKPVLIFSLEMPSEQIMMRMLASLGRVDQTKIRTGQLDDDDWARVSSTMGIMLEQGKMYIDDGSGLTPTEVRSRARRVAREYGGLSMIMIDYLQLMQVPALKDNRTLEISEISRSLKALAKELEIPVVALSQLNRSLEQRADKRPINSDLRESGAIEQDADLIMFIYRDEVYNDDSEDKGTAEIIIGKQRNGPIGRVRLTFQGQFSRFDNYAGPQFEED is encoded by the coding sequence ATGTCACAGCAACGCGCCTTTAAGGCCAAAGAAAAGCCAAGAGATATTCAGATGGATGCGCTGAAAATGCCGCCGCATTCCATTGAAGCTGAACAATCTGTTCTCGGTGGCTTGATGTTAGATTCTGACGCATGGGACAGAGTGGCGGAGGCTGTTGTAAAAGAAGATTTCTACTCGCGGGCTCACTCAATGATTTTCAGTGCCATGGAGGTACTGGTGAGTGCGGGTAATCCAATCGATTTGATTACCGTTTCTGAGCAGCTAGAGCTCGAAGACCAATTAGAAGATGTCGGTGGTTTTGCTTACATTGGCGAAATAGCCAAGAATACTCCAAGTGCGGGTAACATACACTCTTATGCTGACATTGTGCGTGAGCGTGCTGTTGTTCGTGACATGATTAAAGTCGCCAACGAAATTGCCGATGCTGGTTTTAACCCTGAAGGGCGTAATTCAAGTGAACTGCTTGATTTGGCCGAGACCAAAGTCTTTAAGATTGCTGAGCAACGCGCTAATGCAAACGAAGGCCCTGAAGGCATTAAAACCATTCTTGAAAAAACGGTCGATAAGATTGAAGAGCTTTATAATAATCCAACTAGTGGTGTGACCGGCGTGTCGAGTGGCTTTGGCGATCTCGATAATATGACTGCCGGCTTCCAGTCTGGCGACCTTATTATTGTTGCTGCGCGTCCATCTATGGGTAAAACTACTTTTGCGATGAACTTGTGTGAACAAGCTGCACTGCATGAAGATAAGCCAGTGCTTATTTTTAGTTTAGAGATGCCCTCAGAACAGATTATGATGCGTATGCTGGCATCACTTGGACGAGTGGATCAAACCAAAATTCGTACCGGACAACTTGATGACGATGATTGGGCACGCGTTTCTTCGACAATGGGAATTATGCTTGAGCAGGGCAAGATGTATATCGATGACGGTTCAGGCTTAACACCAACTGAAGTGCGCAGCCGTGCTAGACGTGTTGCTCGTGAATATGGCGGCCTATCCATGATCATGATCGATTACCTTCAGTTAATGCAAGTTCCTGCGCTAAAAGATAACCGTACGCTAGAAATTTCAGAGATCTCTCGTTCACTTAAAGCCTTGGCAAAGGAATTAGAGATCCCCGTTGTCGCACTATCTCAGCTTAACCGTTCATTGGAGCAACGTGCTGATAAACGTCCGATTAACTCGGATTTGCGTGAATCGGGCGCAATCGAGCAGGATGCCGACTTGATCATGTTTATTTACCGTGATGAAGTGTATAACGATGATTCTGAAGATAAAGGCACCGCTGAGATTATTATTGGTAAGCAACGTAACGGCCCTATTGGACGTGTTCGTTTAACCTTCCAAGGTCAGTTCTCGCGTTTTGACAATTATGCCGGTCCACAGTTTGAAGAAGATTAA
- a CDS encoding LysR family transcriptional regulator, translating into MKKLNTNSLFDIQVFVLLYELLNATAVSKALGVPSSKVSRSLKSIRHSMGAPLFIRKQQGFERSSLADDIYPKMKKIVQLAKKCESFDIHLESPRKRELVIACPPTLSLNLLRHLQKRATEENEDFIFHIKSCHSNVGELLKQQRVDIAVTYSAYNTEQLSSRLIVKSNAYVMVARSQHSLLALNEPLQLDDIFDYPYISFAGNELEDITDPLECYALDSHRSLNVIAKVCLLADLMIQLESSNAIALLCYRDAIEFLCQRGDIAMKQLDDSTCNLINQRSGQYHHYITQSRKGADIPPWLINEIQDYINGNMVLPAGGINEKTE; encoded by the coding sequence ATGAAGAAGTTAAATACAAATAGCTTATTTGATATTCAAGTATTTGTTTTGCTGTATGAATTATTAAATGCAACGGCAGTAAGCAAAGCGCTTGGGGTACCAAGCTCAAAAGTGAGTCGGAGCTTAAAATCAATTAGGCATTCGATGGGGGCACCATTATTTATTCGTAAACAGCAGGGATTTGAGCGAAGCAGTCTTGCTGATGATATTTATCCTAAAATGAAAAAAATTGTACAGTTAGCTAAAAAGTGCGAAAGCTTTGACATTCACCTTGAAAGCCCTCGAAAACGAGAGTTAGTCATTGCTTGCCCTCCAACGTTATCACTGAATCTTTTACGTCATTTACAAAAAAGAGCGACTGAAGAAAACGAAGATTTTATATTCCACATCAAATCCTGTCATAGCAACGTAGGCGAGCTATTAAAGCAACAACGGGTAGATATAGCTGTGACATATAGTGCGTATAACACTGAGCAGTTATCCTCAAGACTCATCGTTAAGTCAAATGCTTATGTGATGGTTGCAAGAAGTCAGCATTCACTTCTGGCGCTAAATGAGCCACTGCAGCTTGATGATATTTTTGACTACCCATACATCAGTTTCGCTGGAAATGAACTAGAGGATATTACCGACCCTCTGGAATGCTACGCGCTAGATAGCCATCGTAGTTTAAACGTTATTGCAAAGGTATGTTTGTTAGCCGATCTGATGATCCAACTTGAAAGTAGTAATGCCATTGCACTTTTATGTTATCGAGATGCGATTGAGTTTCTTTGTCAGCGGGGAGATATTGCAATGAAACAGTTAGATGACTCTACCTGCAATTTAATTAATCAGCGCAGTGGTCAATACCACCACTATATTACCCAATCGAGAAAGGGCGCAGATATTCCCCCTTGGTTAATAAATGAAATTCAGGATTATATAAATGGAAATATGGTTTTGCCTGCTGGAGGTATAAATGAAAAAACTGAGTAA
- a CDS encoding LysR family transcriptional regulator: MKKLSNISISTIEIFCQLYLKGSTKVVANDLCLSQPKVSRAISALREVFDDPLFIRKNNQLIATELAHHLHISLSEILTCSRSIEEDAIRKVSSAEPPIVIGTVPQLEIGLAQEIVNDAINHQLNRNIAISTTAWSELSEQQLIDGEIEAAICFKPSTRKELLSKSIIQHRGGYLVARSHHPIWDDPSIDNMINYPIVKLATMPFPANKSPIGVYAASQGKPMQVYATAPDLGSAASSLVNSEAVMIVGVKAAVDFLASISGIKAKKVDYSQDRAILKGFSYPTVYLWLKRAPDGKVISPMWLQKTLEAYIIKSHK; the protein is encoded by the coding sequence ATGAAAAAACTGAGTAATATTAGTATCAGTACTATTGAGATATTTTGTCAGTTATACCTCAAAGGCAGCACCAAGGTTGTTGCAAATGATCTTTGTCTATCACAGCCTAAAGTGAGCCGTGCAATAAGTGCTTTGAGGGAGGTGTTTGACGATCCCCTATTTATTAGAAAAAATAACCAGCTAATCGCAACAGAGCTGGCTCATCATTTACATATATCACTGTCGGAAATATTAACCTGTAGTCGCTCTATTGAGGAGGATGCCATTAGAAAAGTATCTTCCGCTGAACCACCAATCGTGATTGGAACAGTGCCACAGTTAGAGATTGGTTTAGCGCAAGAAATTGTGAATGATGCTATCAATCATCAACTAAATCGCAATATCGCAATATCAACGACTGCTTGGTCAGAACTCAGTGAGCAGCAATTGATTGATGGTGAGATTGAAGCCGCTATTTGCTTCAAGCCGTCAACGCGTAAAGAACTTTTGTCCAAATCCATTATCCAGCATAGAGGAGGGTATTTAGTTGCGCGATCCCATCATCCCATTTGGGATGACCCTTCAATTGATAACATGATTAATTACCCAATAGTAAAGCTTGCCACTATGCCATTTCCTGCAAATAAATCTCCAATAGGCGTTTATGCTGCGTCACAAGGTAAACCTATGCAGGTATATGCAACGGCTCCAGATCTTGGTAGCGCAGCGAGTAGTTTGGTTAACTCTGAGGCAGTTATGATTGTTGGGGTGAAGGCAGCAGTTGATTTTTTAGCGAGCATTAGTGGTATAAAGGCTAAAAAAGTTGACTATTCACAAGATAGAGCAATATTGAAAGGCTTTAGTTATCCAACTGTTTATCTGTGGCTAAAGAGAGCGCCAGACGGTAAAGTTATTTCGCCGATGTGGTTACAGAAAACGCTAGAAGCTTATATCATCAAGTCTCATAAATAA
- a CDS encoding TorD/DmsD family molecular chaperone: MTELKQATLSPMASSGTEKSAAVFDIEEAAGIAKLLHNVYFAYPSADFINLLAQNEISKTWHMFANNEDYHLGVSYLSRYLDSWNDEKLTELMLDYGDLYFGASMPLALPWGSCWLTEQRLLNDTSTHELLRFYGDHGIELQLDKNQPADHIGIFLSVISQLLTLMSDPTKESQHIESKQVLTLLLSNHLLTWSAPFLQASIDNAKTDFYRAMALLLRELLNALTTELNILSAVHVKSRH; the protein is encoded by the coding sequence ATGACAGAGTTAAAACAAGCCACTTTAAGCCCAATGGCAAGCTCAGGTACTGAAAAGTCCGCTGCTGTTTTTGATATTGAGGAAGCCGCAGGCATCGCCAAGCTGTTGCATAACGTCTATTTCGCTTACCCAAGTGCTGATTTCATAAACTTACTGGCGCAAAATGAGATCAGCAAAACTTGGCATATGTTTGCCAACAATGAAGATTATCATTTAGGAGTTAGTTATCTTTCTCGCTATTTAGATAGCTGGAACGACGAAAAATTAACAGAGCTAATGCTTGATTATGGCGATCTTTATTTTGGCGCGAGTATGCCTCTGGCTCTACCTTGGGGCTCTTGCTGGTTAACTGAGCAGCGCTTACTTAATGATACCAGTACTCACGAGCTGCTTCGATTCTACGGTGACCATGGTATTGAGTTACAACTAGATAAAAATCAACCTGCCGATCATATTGGCATCTTTTTGTCGGTGATTTCACAGCTGCTAACCTTAATGTCAGATCCAACAAAAGAAAGTCAGCACATTGAGTCAAAGCAAGTATTGACTTTATTATTGTCAAATCATCTACTGACTTGGTCTGCTCCATTTTTACAAGCCAGTATTGATAATGCCAAAACTGATTTTTATCGTGCTATGGCATTGTTACTAAGAGAACTGCTGAATGCTCTAACCACTGAGCTAAACATTCTTTCTGCTGTGCATGTAAAGAGTCGGCACTGA
- the alr gene encoding alanine racemase, translating to MKPFPRAEISRKALKHNLARLHELAPSSKVMAVVKANGYGHGLLNVAQCLDNADGFGLARLEEALALRTGGVTAKLLLLEGFFRIGDLTTLVEHDIETVVHHESQLEMLESINLTKPVTVWLKVDSGMHRLGFSPAQFDATYQRLMANDNVAKPIHLMTHFACADEPSNPSTAEQQRVFDTLIKGLPGDRTLANSAGALFWQQSQADWIRPGIALYGVSPVFGDLGAKHGLMPAMDLVSQLIAIREHKAGESAGYGSYWTAEKDTNLGVVAIGYGDGYPRNAPLGTPVLVNGRIVPIVGRVSMDMLTVDLGIDANDKVGDLAVLWGKELPVEEVAEHIGTIAYELVTKLTPRVAVCLD from the coding sequence TTGAAACCATTCCCACGCGCAGAGATCAGCCGCAAAGCACTAAAGCATAATTTAGCCCGACTGCATGAGTTAGCTCCGTCAAGCAAGGTGATGGCGGTAGTAAAAGCTAATGGCTATGGCCATGGTTTACTCAATGTTGCTCAATGCTTAGATAATGCTGATGGCTTTGGTTTAGCGCGCCTTGAAGAAGCACTTGCGCTTCGAACGGGTGGAGTTACCGCTAAATTATTGTTGCTTGAAGGTTTTTTCCGTATTGGAGATCTAACCACTTTAGTTGAGCATGACATTGAAACCGTGGTGCATCATGAATCTCAGCTGGAAATGTTGGAAAGTATCAATTTAACTAAGCCGGTCACTGTTTGGCTTAAAGTCGATAGTGGCATGCATCGTCTTGGCTTTTCGCCTGCGCAGTTCGACGCTACTTACCAAAGGTTAATGGCCAATGACAATGTTGCCAAGCCGATCCACTTGATGACTCACTTTGCTTGCGCCGATGAACCGAGCAATCCTAGTACCGCTGAGCAGCAGAGAGTATTTGATACCTTGATCAAAGGTCTTCCTGGTGATCGCACACTGGCTAATTCTGCAGGCGCTCTGTTTTGGCAGCAAAGCCAAGCAGACTGGATTAGACCTGGAATAGCACTTTATGGTGTCTCACCAGTTTTTGGCGATCTCGGCGCTAAACATGGCTTAATGCCTGCGATGGATTTAGTCTCTCAGCTGATTGCTATACGTGAGCACAAAGCGGGTGAAAGTGCGGGCTATGGTAGCTATTGGACTGCAGAAAAAGACACTAATCTTGGCGTCGTTGCTATCGGGTACGGTGATGGCTATCCACGCAATGCACCACTTGGTACTCCTGTACTGGTTAATGGTCGTATTGTGCCGATTGTAGGTAGAGTGTCGATGGATATGCTGACCGTGGATCTCGGTATTGATGCTAATGATAAAGTGGGCGATCTCGCAGTTTTGTGGGGTAAAGAACTGCCTGTTGAAGAGGTAGCTGAACATATTGGTACTATCGCTTATGAGCTTGTTACCAAGCTCACTCCTCGCGTTGCTGTTTGCCTAGATTGA
- a CDS encoding DMSO/selenate family reductase complex B subunit: MTNLIQTTEAEQVQYGFYFDSSKCTGCKTCHVSCKSRGDLPDGIIQRRVYEFVGGSFSENADGSYSNDIHTHYTSIGCNHCSEPVCVSTCPVGAMHKEQDTGLVKTNDDKCIGCNMCAQACPYDAPQMDTERKKMTKCDGCSDRLELDKKPICVESCPLHALDFDTMENLEAKYGKGDTHLKPLPDFSVTKPNLIVKNNRHAGKGGAVINSREV, from the coding sequence ATGACTAATTTAATTCAAACAACCGAAGCGGAACAAGTTCAATACGGGTTCTATTTTGATAGCTCTAAATGTACTGGCTGTAAGACCTGTCATGTATCGTGTAAATCACGTGGTGATCTTCCAGATGGTATTATTCAGCGTCGCGTTTATGAGTTTGTTGGTGGCAGTTTCAGTGAAAATGCTGATGGTAGCTATAGTAACGACATTCACACTCACTACACCTCTATTGGTTGTAACCACTGTAGTGAACCTGTTTGTGTCAGTACTTGTCCAGTAGGCGCTATGCATAAAGAGCAAGATACCGGTTTGGTGAAAACTAATGATGACAAATGTATCGGCTGTAATATGTGCGCCCAAGCTTGCCCCTATGATGCGCCGCAAATGGATACTGAGCGTAAAAAGATGACCAAGTGTGATGGTTGTTCTGATCGTTTGGAGTTAGATAAAAAGCCTATTTGCGTTGAGTCTTGCCCGTTACATGCGCTTGATTTTGACACCATGGAAAATCTAGAAGCTAAATATGGCAAAGGCGATACTCACCTTAAACCATTACCTGATTTTTCTGTGACCAAGCCTAACCTCATTGTTAAGAATAACCGCCATGCTGGTAAAGGCGGCGCTGTTATTAATAGCAGAGAAGTTTAA